CTCGGGCAGGCCGAGATCCGCGAGGCCCGGGATGGACTCGGGAATCGGCCGGAAGGCGGCGGTGACCGCGCCTTTCTGTCGGTAGACGTTCACGCGGAAGCGGTGCCGGCGGCCGGAGGCCAGGGAGAAGTCCAATTCCTTGTTCTGCAGGAACTGCTCGCGCTGCTCGTCCGTCAGGAAATCGAAGATCAGGCGCTCCGTCTGCTCCGGGGTGAGGGCATCGGTCCGGCTCCGGAAGAGTTGGCCGTGAATCCGCAGGATGGGCGGGGCCCCGGCGCTAATCAGCAGGTCGGAGGCTTTCTCCTGGGCGACGAGGTCAAAAAGATCTTGGATATTCATGCGGGCAGGACTCCTGCGGGTTGCGGCGGCGTACAGGCGCGCCGTTTCTCCATGGTCCGGCCGGTATGGACGCGCTCTCCCGTCCTCCCCGGACCCCGAACCTGGGCGCCATGATAGACCAATGCCGGGCGGGATGCAACGGCGCGCTACCAGATAATGCGCACTTCCTCTTCGAGCTCCACCCCATGCTGCGCCCGCACCCGTTCTTTGGCGAGTGCGATCAGGTCCAGCACGTTCTGGAACGTGGCGTTGTCGTCGTTCATGATGAAGTTCGCGTGCATCGGGCTCACGATCGCCCCGCCGCGGCGTGTTCCCTTGAGGCCGCAGCGCTCGATGAGATCGCCCGCGTGCCCGCCCTCGGGGTTCTTGAACACGCTCCCGCAGCAGAAGCCCTGCGGCTGTTTCTCCCGGCGCCGCTGCTTGTAATGCGCGTAGATCGCGCTCTGGTCCGTCTCGGCGGGCGTGAACTGGAAAACGCCGCCGAGGATTACGTCGCCCGGATCGCAGAAGGTCTGGCCCCGGTAGCTGTAGAGTTCCGGGCGCATCGGGATGGTCTCCAGGCCGGACGGCTTCATCACGTCCACGGACGCCATCCACTGGCAGGTGCTCCCCTTCACCGTGCCGGCGTTCATGTAGATAGCGCCGCCCACGGATCCGGGAATGCCCGTGAAGCCCCCCACTCCGTCGTAATTGTGGACCAGCATGATGTTGCGGACCATGTCGTCCAGCTCGCGGCCCGCGCCAACATAGTAGCGATCGCCGCCCAGGCCCTCCATGCGCTTCAGTTCGGTCGTGAAAAGGACGATCCCGTCGAAACCCGCATCATTGATGAGGACATTCGACCCGCCCCCAAGCACCAGCTTCTTGCCCGGCTGCGCGCGCATCCACGCGAACGCCTCCGCCGCCTCGTTTTCATCCCGGGGCAACAGCGCCACCGTCGCCGGCCCCCCGATGTGATACAGGGTGTGCCGGGCCAGGGGATAGTTCAAGCGCGCGAATTCAAAGGGCGGGGTTTCCATGGCGGATAGAATACCCCATGTGGGAGTCGGGTTCCCAGTTTTCACCACATTTTGTGCCTCGCGGGCGTAAGCGGCGCCGCCTGACCACGGCGACAGGCGCCTGAGTTCGCCGCAATCCCCACCGCCTCCCGCAGGCGTGCCACGGTCAAGCCCGCAAGGGCTTGCCCGTGCAAGTCCCCTCAGGGACTGACACGCCACGCCACCTCACCCTCCGTTCCCCCCAAACCCCACCCCGTGCCACGCGATCGCGCCCCCCCAGGGACTGACACGCCCAACCACCCCACCCGGCATATCTGACCCGGACGTCAACTATCCCTGCTCCAATCGGGCGCACAACGCCCAACCGGCGGGGTCTGTCCCGTCATCCCCATCGCCACCCCAGGCGTGCCACGGACAAGCCCGCAAGGGCTTGCCCGTGCAAGTCCCCCCAGGGAGCGCCACGCCACGCCACCTCACCCTCCGTTCCCCCAAACCCCACCCCGTGCCACGCGATCGCGCCCCAGCGCGTTCGTGTGCCCGGAGCAACACCAGCCCACCACCGCCAGTACCACCCCGCACGAGCGGCAAAACCGCCCCACGCTCCAAGCCTCCACCAAGCTCAACCGGCGGGTCTGTCGCGTCATCCCCATCGCCTCCCCCGGGCGTGCCACTAAAACAGGGACAGCCACCTATTCTTGACAAATCCCCGTTTCCGCGCTATACTCTTCCCCATGCCAAGACTCGCACGCATCGTGGTGGCGGGAGAGCCCCACCACATCACCCAGCGCGGTAATAACCAGCAGGACGTCTTCTTTGTGGACGACGACCGGCGGGTGTACCTCCAATTTCTGCGGCAATACGCGACGCGGTATCGGCTCCGTATCCACGGCTACTGTCTGATGACCAACCACGTGCATATCATTGCCGTGCCGGAGGTGGAGGAGGCCCTGGCCAACGCCATCGGGCGCGCGCACTTCCGCTACAGCCAGTACTTCAACCAGTTGCACCAGCGCAGCGGCCATCTCTGGCAGGGCCGTTTCCACTCCTGCACGCTCGACGAAGCCCACTACGGCAACGCGATGCACTACGTCGAGCAGAACCCCGTCCGCGCGAAGATGGTGCGGAAGCCGTGGCGCTACCGGTGGTCCAGCGCGGCCGTGCATGTGGGGGAGCGAAAGGACGACGGCCTGCTCGACCTCGACCGCTGGCGCGAGGCCCACGGCGACGAAGCCCGCTGGCGCGCGGTGCTGGAGCAGGGGATCGACCCCGATTTCGCCGAGACCTTCCGCCGCAACACCCACACCGGCCGCCCCCTGGGCACGGCCGGCTTCCTGAGTATGCTGGAAGCCCAACTCGGCCGCCGCCTCCGCGCCCTGCCCGTCGGCCGCCCGCGGAAGGTAAAGACGGGTGGCGGGAGGAAAAAATAGAGGGCTGTCCCTATTTGCCTAGCTACCTGCCTCCTCCTGGTACGCTAGTATCATCAAGCCATCGTATGTAACTAGCATTCAAATGTCGTTTAGATATGCGAGTCGCCCTGTAGCCAGCAATGATAGAGTAAGCCCGGGAAGGGCAGCGATTAGAGACAACCACTATATCGGGGCTATGTCAAGTGAAGCGTCAATCGGAGGAGAGTACACAATGAAGCAGTTCTTCATTTGGGGGCATGGGTGTAATCAATACACACTTTTGGATACGACAACAATCCGCAGAAAGTCGTATGGAACTGGGCAAAAGTTGTCGATACAGAAGCTCGCTGGTTGTGATGGAAACGAGCACATCCTGGAATGTCCCTAATTCCGAGGAGGAGCACTATGAAGACTTTCTTATTTGTTGGAGCTATTGTCGTTCTCTTCTTGACCTCGAATACTACAGCGGTCGCCGGAACCTTCGTCCCGCCAAGGTTCACGGTGACTGCGGAAATCTCGGAGACAGCACTGATTGCGGGGGCACCACTCTATGTCTATTTGACAGTCACGCGGGAAGAGGATGGGAATCCCGAACTTGCAACCGTGTCCCTGACATCCATAAATGACAATGTCCGATTGCAAATAGACGACCTGAATGCCCAGGAGGTCAAGAGACGTCCAAGACAACCATGGCCTGCCGTTAATGGGCTTGAGTTCTTGCTGTTCAAGCCGCTCGGGGCGGGGGAATCGTATACCAAGACGCTGATCGTGCATCGCTGGAGTTCCACGGCGTTGCCAGCAGGCAGTTATACTGTCGTTGTGGAGGCGCCGCGTCTCAACTATTATATGGAAAAAAATCGAAGTGAATGGCATCCGGTGCTTGAGAAGCCATTCCGAAAGGCTATTCCCCTGAAGATTCTTCCACCCGACCACGAACGGGTTGCCCGAATCTTTGACGAAATGCTTACGGCTGTGACCGCGGAGAGCACACCCTGGAGTGATCGATATCGGGCTTTGGACTCGATAATCTTCGCGCAGGGCCCAGACGCTCTTGCGTCACAGTTAGGACTATTGGCGGCTATGGAAAAGGACACCGTGCGGTTTGGTTACGGGCAAAAGGAGATTGTGACCATGCTGTGGTACATTGTGCAGTCTGCGGACGTTGCCACCGCCCGCGCGTTGGCCGCGCTCGCACGAGGTCCCGTATTCGGAACCAATCTGGACGGAGAGGATCACTCTGGCCGCGGGATCTGGCCTATGTTGGGCTGGGCTATTCATGAGCTGCACCGAACGGGGAGCCCGGAAGTCCAGGCGGTTACGAAGGAATTAGTGGAGGTGGTGCCCGATAAACCCGGACTGGTAGAAATGACTTTCCAGCATGGCGGCATGCAGTTCGACAAGGATTATTAATGGGGGCCACCAGATCGCGGTGATGGTGGGCTCGGTGGCCATCACAGCGGTGACGGCCCAGAACTGCATGTACTACGGGTGGAGCTATCGAAAACTATAAACTAGGGACAACCACCTATTAATCTATCTCTTGGTCTAGACATCACCACCTGTTACGTCTATGATGACCTCGGTGCCATGATTGAGATGACGGACCCGCGGGGTAAGGTTACGGAGTTCGAGTATTCGCCACGGCGGACGCTTGGCGCTGATCCGAGCTGCTGCGGCGGCGGGCAGTTGGAACTGGTGCGGGACGCCCCGAACCCCGTGGCACGGAAGTGGTGGGTGCATGCGTTGAAAAAGCGAGGAGCAGGCAGCATTTTCGCCCCTTGATGCCGATGCATGCCGCGCGCAACGGCCCGACCCCGACCGGGACATACCCCCGCGCTGCGGCGTGAAGCGTTGACGCTCCGGGCGCCATTGGACGCGAGGGCGCCTGCCGCAACGTCTGGCGCCAGTGCGCGGGTACGTCCCTTGGGTTGGCGCCGCCAAGGGACGGGTGCGCGCTGCTCACCTCGACCCCACGCACATAGACCGGCGTCCCGCGCATGCGACCGCCGCCCTTCCCGAACACCGCCGGTGCGCGCGCCTGTCCCGGTCCGGGTAGCGGTGGGAGGCGTGACTGTGACGGGGGGCTTGTGCTTGCTCGACGTGTAGTTGGGGGTGGTATTGGCGTGTCGGTCTCTGGGGTGACTGGCACGGGCAAGCCCTTGCGGGGCAGTTGACAGTTGACAGTTGACAGTTGACAGTTGACAGTTGACAGTTGGCGGTTGATAGTTGTCACAGGGGTGGTGGAAGGGTGGATACAGGCCGGATGCCCTGCCTCCTGGGAGTTGAGCCGCTCGTGCGGGGTGGTTGTGGCGGTGTTGGGTTGGCTTTGCTCCAGGCACACGAATCCGCCTGGGGCGGAATCGCGTGGCGCGTTTTTGGGGCGTTGGCGCGGATGTTGGACATGGATCATCCCGCCCGAAAAGCGATCGCCCCGCCGCGTTGTCGCGCGGCGGGGCGTCGGGGATATCCGTGGGGATTGTCCCGGCGATCAGGCCAGCTCAATGAGCGAGGGGTCGTATTCTTTGGGCTGTTCGAAGCCGAGCAGGTTGATGAGGGTGGCGGCGACGTTGCTGAGGCCGGGGGTGTCGATCGCGCGCATGCGCCAGGCGTTGGCGCCGGAGTAGTCCTTGATGACGAAGGGGACGGGGTTGAGGGTGTGGGCGACGTGGGGCTCGCGCTTGCCTTTTTTCTCGGTGAAGAGGCAGTCGGCGTTGCCGTGGTCGGCGGTGATGACGGCGATGCCGCCGGCTTTCTCGACGTCGTAGAGCAGCCGTTCCAGGCCGAGGTCGACCGCTTCGACGGAGATGCGGACGGCGAGGGCGTGGCCCGTGTGGCCGACCATGTCGCCGTTGGGCATGTTGGCGCGGAGGAACTTGTACTGTCCGGTCTTCATGGCGTCGAGGAGGGCGTCGGTAATCTCTCCGGCCTTCATCCAGGGTCGCTTGTCGAAGGTCATGTTGTCGGAGGGGATTTCGAGGAAGGTTTCGAGGCCCTCGTTGATGTAGCCGGATTTGTTTCCGTTCCAGAAGTAGGTGACGTGGCCGTATTTCTGGGTCTCGGAGATGGCGAAGCTCTTGATCCCGGCGCCGCAGAGGTATTCGCTGATGGTCCCGGCGATCTTGGAGGGCTGCACGAGGAAATTCTTCGGCAGCTTCAGATCGCCGTCGTATTGCATCATGCCGGCGTAGAACACGTCCGGGCGGCGCTTGCGATCGAATTCGGCGAACTCGTCGCCCTCTTCGAAGCAGCGGGTGATTTCCAGCGCGCGGTCGCCCCGGAAGTTCAGGAAGACCACGGCGTCGCCGTCTTCGATCGCGCCGACGGGCTTGCCGTCTTCCGCGATGACGAACTCGCCGACGTGCTGGTCGGTTACCCGCGGGTCCTCGTCGTAGTAGGTCTGGACGGCCTCGGCGGCGGAGGCGAACTGCCGGCCTTCGCCGAGCACGTGGGCGCGCCAGCCGCGCTCGACCATGGGCCAGTCGGCGTTGTAGCGGTCCATGGTGATGTACATGCGCCCGCCGCCGGAGGCGATGCGGTAGTCGCGCCCGCCTTCGCTGCATTCGGCGAGTTTGGCTTCGAGCTGCTCGATATAGCCGAGGGCGGATCGCTCGCCGACGTCGCGGCCGTCGGTGAGGATGTGGCAGCGCACGCGCGCGACACCCTCGGCGGCGCACTGGTCGAGGATGTCGAGCAGTTGCTGGATGTTGCTGTGCACGTTGCCATCGGAGAGGAGGCCGATGAAGTGGGCCGTGCCGCCTTCCTTCGCGCGGGCCACGATGGTCTTCCAGGCGTCGCCCTGGAAGACGCGCTTGTCGGCGATGGCCTCGTTGCAGAGTTTCGCGCCCTGCGGGAAGACGCGCCCGGCCCCGAGCGCGTTGTGCCCCACTTCGGAGTTGCCCATGTCCTCGTCGGTGGGCTGGCCCACCGCCGTGCCGTGCGCCTTGAGCTTCGTGAAGAGCGGCTCTTCGAAGAGCCAGTCGAGCGTGGGCGTATAGGCCAGGTGAACCCCGTCGGATTCATCCTTCGGCCCCAGGCCGACGCCGTCCATGATGATAAACAGCAGCGGGCCCGAAAAGGGGGTATAGTTCGGCAGGGGGTTCAGGCTGTACTTGCTCATGAAGGCATTCCTGTGGTTAAGGCGGTCGCGCGGGGGCGTCCGAACGGTCGGGGAAAAGGGGCGAAAGCCGGGGAAGAGCGGCGTCCAGCGTCACGCGCGGGGCGACCGGGCGGAACGGGGCGCTGCTCGCCCATGAGTGTAGCGGAGGCGTCGCGCGCGTTTCAAAACATCCCCGATTCGCGGCGGCCCCCGGGCGGGCGTTCAGCGCTCGCCGAAAATGGCGTGGAAGTAGTCGGAATTGTCCAGAAGGCGGAGATCGATCGTCCGGAAGGACTCCACTTCCTCGGGCGAGATGGGGGCATCAACGGGCGTCTCATCGGGCTCACCGATCACGTGCAGTTCGGCCTCGGGATGAACCGGGAACGCGCGGTCTCCGGGGGCGTCGGGCGCGCCGTCGCGCGAGAAGAGACGCCCCACGCGTTCGCGGACGAACTGGGTGAGGACGGAAGCCACGTGATCGCGGCGATCCTCGGATTCGCCTTGCAGCATCGTGTGCTGGTCGAGCGCGAGGGCGGCGCCGCAGAAGACGGCGACCATGCCGTTGCACTCGGGGCAGGGTCCCACGATGATGGTGGCGGGGGAGGGCAGCTGAATCCGGCCTTCGGCGGCGCAGTGGGGGCAGGTGATATCAACGGTAACGGGCATGAATTACAAACTCCGTACTACAGGTGCACGGAGTATACCATGCGCCGGTATATCCGGCAAATGGCCCTTGAAATTCGGGTTTTGAGGCGGGCGGAGGGCATGCCGGCGGAGGGGCGGAAGGAGGGCCTGCTTCGGCGCGCCGGCCCGCGAATCAGCGATCCGCGGCAACAGCGGTCGCGCGCGCCTGAATCGCCTCCAGCAGCGCCTCGGGCTCGCCGGTTTCCTCGGTCTTGCGGTCGTGCCAGCCGGGGTAGGTGAGCAGGGTCACGCCGTACGTTTGCTTCCGGGTGTCCAGGGCGACCCGGGTGCTGTTGTCGGAGACCGCTTCAAGATCGATGGTGTACTTGTAGCGATTTGGCTGGAGCAGGCGACGCCGCTCGGGCGTAAGCGCGATGAAGTGGCCGCGCTTGTCCCGCGTGTAGATATCCAGTTCCTTTTCGCGCAACACATCCTTGACGGATTGCCAGGTGGCGTCGAAGGGGGCATCGACAACGACGGCGTGGTTCAGGGCGAAACCGGTGGTGTCGCGTGCGGCATGCGCGCACCCCAGGGGCAGGGTGGCGATGACGAGCAAGACACTGCCGCAAAGGAACTTAGAGCGGTTCATTTCCGTTCTCCGATGGGTTGCGGCGATTGTAGCACAGGGTTGGCGGGGGTTCAAGCCGCCGCGCGGGCAAAACAGAAAACGGCGCGCGTTCATTTCGGCGTGAACGCGCACCGTTGCGATTACCGGTGGCGGGGGATTACTCCTCCTCCTTCGCCTCGTCCTTTGTCTCGCTCTTCGCGGCGTTGCGCGTCTCGTGCTTGATTTCGTCGGACTTCTCGTCCGGTTTCACGGCGTCCTTGAATTCGGTGATCGCTTCGCCCAGAGAGCGTCCCACGCCCGAGATCTTGGATCCGCCGAAGAGCAGCAGCACAATAACCAATACGATAACCAACTCAGTCATTCCAAAACCAAACATGGTTTACTCCTGTCCTCTGTGCGACACAGAATTTGGTCCCGGCGCAATGCGGGACATGGGCGCCACGCGGCGATGGATCGGGGGGAGCTACCGCCTGCGCGCCTGGAACACGGCCTGCCATTGGCCTTCGCGGTTCCGCGGCGCGCATTACAAAGGCGTGTTTGCCGGGCGCGGTGCGGGGGGAAGACGTCAGCCAGGGTACAATTCAACACACCCGTCATTATAGACCGTGCCCGAGCACATTACAAGTGGCGAATGAGAGATGATCAGCGCAATCGCATCCAAGACCCGATCATGGCGTATGGGCGTAAACTTGAGTCGATACCGAGCCTGGAACCAATCAAAGTGCGCGTGTTGGAGCGCCGGCATCTCTGGCAAGGTAAGGAAAGCGCCGCGGCGCCGGCGCAGGCGGGCCCGTTACTTGCCGCCCATCAGCCCCGGGAAGTCGATCGGGGGCGTGGCGGTCTCGCCGAAGAAAAGCTTCTGCCCCGCGCCGCCGATGACATCGTCTTCCGCGCCGTCGAGGTCTTCAAGCAGAATCACGCGCTTGGCGGGCTTGTTCCTGGGGGCATCGGGTTGTATGGGTGACTTGTTCATGATGATTCCTCCATGATGGCCTAACGCCTGTTAAAAGCGATTTTTGTGCCAATTTCCTGTCACTATCGTAAGGTCTTATAAATTAAACCTTTAGCCCATTCACTGTGGCAATGCGGGATCAATGACTCTCGCAGAACGGGGCCATTCGTGGTTGCGTTTTGCGACCGAGGCTTCAGGGCGCTACCATGCAGCCGTGCGCGACGGCACAAAAAGCGGGAACGCCGCGACACGATCCCGACGCGGCGTTCCCTGGCCTGGCGACCCTCCCCGGGGGCTTCCCACAGGCTACCGCCTGCCGCTGGCGTCCAGCGACCTGTAGGCCGGGCTGTACCAGTCGGTGGGCGTGTAGTAGTGGGGGCCCCCCTTCACCTGCGCGGCTTCCTCATCCGCTGCATGCCGCGTCGTGGTCGTCTTGACCGCTTCCGCGGTCGCCAGATCGGTAAGAGCAAATGGGACGCATCAGAAGCGTACCGAGCCGTCGCCAAACGCGAAGTGGGCGCCGCCGGATTGAACGGAGCGGGACTCGCCGTCGACGCCGTCAAACTTGATATAGGCTGGCCCGCCCTTTACCTGTTCGGCCTCAACGGGATTCACGGCCATGACTTCTTGAATATCCTGCATCTTGATGTTGCTCATCGTGTCTTTCCTCGACCCCGTCGTGGGGCTTACTCTTCGTTGGTTCGGATTGAACAGCGCCTCGCCATTCAGACTCACGGCTTGCATAAAGCAGCGATCATGCCAATGGGGCTGTGACGTCGCAAGGGGTTGTATAACAGAGGCTTAGCGGGTTCCGTGCCGGCGGGTTGGGTGCGGGGGCGAGGCGTATCTGTTCGCCAAATAGTCTCGAAATTGGACTATGGTCCCGAAATGGATCCGCGCATATTCGTCAGGAAGTCGGTTTCCGGCCCCTCGGAGCGCGGAAGCGGCGGAGGGCGTCCCACAGCAGCAGCCCCCAGACTGGCGCATACTCGAGCCAGACCACGCGGTAGTGGAAGAAGTCGGCCTGCCCCCGGGCGTCGAAGTAGAACTTGAGGTAGTAGAGCGGCAGCATGACGGTCAGCAGGAGAAGCCCGCGGTTTGGAACCAGCACGAGCCAGGGCAGCAGCCAGGCGTAGTACCACGGGAACTGTACGGGGCTGAGCAGAAAGAGCGCGGCGGCCACGGTGCACCACCAGGCGGCCAGGTGGCGGCGCTGGTCCAATTCCGCCACTCCGAGCTGGCGCCGCCGCCACACCGACCACCCGCCGGCGCAGGCCAGCGCCGCGAGCGCAACGCCCGTGATGCCCTTCGCGAGCAGGTGCGCCTCTTGCGGGCCGAGCGGCGATCCGGCAAGGGCGGCGGACCGCGCGCCCAGCCAGGCGATCGCCATGAACAGCGCGTCGTTCATCTCCCAGCGCGCGCCATAGGCCACTAGGCCAGCGCCGTTGCCCAGGCCGCCCCAGAGCAGCATCGGCGCGACAAGGGCCAGCGCCAGGGCCGCGCACAGGAGCACGGCGTACAGAGCGCGGCGCCAGCCCGGGCCGCGGGCGCCCGCCACGATCGGCGCCAGGAGCGCGGGCCAGAATTTGATGGCCGCGGCGAGGCCCAGGGCGGCGGCGGCGGGGCGTGCGCGCCCGCGCAAGACCAACAGCAGCGCCAGCAACATCGGCGGGACCAACAGCAGATCCATGTGCACGCTGTTGTAGCATTCCTTCACGAAGAGCGGATTCCACCAGTAAATCAACACCCGCCACGCGGGAAGATCGAGCGCGCGAAGCAGGCCGATCAGGATCGCGAACACGGCGCAATCGAGCGCGAAATAGACCAGCCGCAGCCCCCCGATGGACCACGGCGCGGCCCAATGCGCAATCGCGAAGAAGGCCTGCGCCGCCGGCGGGTAGATCGTGCGCAGGTGTGCGTGGTTCACGCGCGCAATCACGGCGCCCGAATCCGCCGCGAGCGCGGCCAGCTCCGGGTCCGCCACGAGGCCGTCCCGGATGGCCCCGGGCGCGTGCGCGTAGGGGTTCTGCCCGGATGCCACCACGGCGCCGTCCCAGAGGTAGCGGTAGAAGTCATCTTCCAGCACCGGGGGGCCGGCGGACGCCGCGATGCGCATCAGGACGCCCGCGGCGAAGATCCACGCAAGCGCGTTGCGCGTTGGCGGGAGGGAGCCGCCGGCCCACACGGCGGCCAGGTAGACGGCGCCAGCGCCCATCAGGAGCGCGACGAGGAAGGGGATCGGGCGGGCGGCCATGTCGGACCCGTAGGCGAATTCGGGAGCGCGCCAGGCCAGTAGCGCGCAGGCCGCTACGAGCAGCCCGCCGCACGTGGTGACGATGCCGGCGCGCCCGCGGGCCCGGATCACGGCGCGCGCCCGGCGGCCACCGCATGATACACGTTGCAGTACGCGCGCGCCGCCGCCTCCCAGGTGTACGCTTTTGCGCGCGCGAGGCCCGCCGCGCGGAGGGCCGCCGCTTCTTCCGGGTTCGCGAGAATCGCAACGCACGAGGCCGCCATGCCCGCCAGGTCATCCACGGGGTGCACCCGCGCCGCCTCACCGGCCACCTCGGGCAGCGCGCCGCCGTCCGAGCAGACCACGGGCGTCCCGCAGGCCATGGCCTCCAGGACGGGCAGCCCGAAGCCTTCAAACCGCGAGGGCCACAGGAGCAGGTCGGCGGCGTTGTAGGCCAGCACGAGGTCCGGCTCGCTCAGTTGCGTGCGGTGTGCGAGGCGGGGTTCCAGTCCATGCCGGGCGATGAGTTGCTGTTCCTCCGGCGCGAACGTTCCGCCGACCTTGAGCAGCACAACGTCTTCGGGAAGGGACCGGAAGATCTCCAGCAGGCCGCCGATGTTCTTGTAGGGCAGACAGGTCCCCACGTGGAGTACCACGCGCTTGCCTTCCAGCCCGTGCCGCCGCCGGAAGGCGCCCAGGGCGTCGTCGCCGGGGTCCAGAGGCTGAAAGTGCGCCTCCACGGCCTGGGGAATGACGCTGGTTCGATCCTCGGAGCAAGCGGCGATGTCGAGGAGCGTGCGGCGGGTAAATTCCGAGACGCAAACCACGTGGGCGCAGCGGGCCAGGGCCTGGGTGGCCCTGGCGTAGAAATGCCGTCCTGCCCGGCCGCGAAAAATGGAGCGCAGGGAGGGATCGAGGAGGTAGGGCATGAGATCGTGACACGTAACGACGGTGCGCCGGTAGTTCCACGGGGCGATGCCGTAGGCGTGGTCGTTGTCAATGAGGTGGATGACGTCCGCGCGGCAGCAGGCGAGGCGGGCGGGGTTGAGAAAGCGCTTCCGCAGCTTCACCCGCTTCGGGTGGGTCGCCGCGCGCCCGCAATCGCCGCCGGGCGCGTCCAGGAGTTGTATCTCGTCGCCCGCGCCGAGCATCGGCGCCGCGTGGCGCGCGATGGAATACGCCGTGCGCAGGATGCTCGCGCGCCCTTCCTCGGGCACGTAGCCGCCGATCAGGACGCGCATGGGGGCGGGCCGCTATCCACGGCGGATGCGCTCCACAATCGAGGCCGTGGACTTCGTGAGGTCCCCCGCGATGAGCGCGATGCAGCCGCCGGATTCCTCGATGACGGCGCGCTCGCGTTCGTTGAGGCCGCCGTGGAGGTGGTGGAGCCCCTTGGCGTAGACATCCGGCTTGAGCGCCCGCAGCACCTCGGCGCAGTCGGGCTGGTCGAAGACGGTGATGTAGTCGATGCACTCGACGGCGGACAGGACCAGCAATCGCTCCGCCTCGGTGGCGAGGGGACGCCCCGGGCCCTTGACCGCCGCCACGGACGCGTCGCTATTGACCCCGACAATAAAGACATCGCCCAGGCGGGACGCCTTCAGGAGGAAATCGATGTGGCCGGCGTGCAGTATTTCGAAGCAGCCGTTCGTCCAGACGATGGTCTTGCTCTGGCGCCGGTAGTGTCCCGCGAGATCGACCAGGCCTTCCAGCGCAATCTGCTTGCTGGATTGCGGAATCGCGCTCATGGCGCGGGCGCGCCGGCCAGCTGCGCGCGCCAGTACCCCAGCAGGCCTTCCAGCAGGGACTCGAAGGGGATTTCCGGCTGCCAGCCCGTCGCTTCGGTGAAGCGGTCGTGGCAGCCACGGATCTCCGGCACATCGGAGGGGCGCATGCGCGCCGGGTCCTGCTCTACGGAAACGTCAACCGTACTCATGGCCACGAGCTGGTCGAGGGCCGACTGGATGGGCACGGAGACGCCGGAGCAGATGTTGTAGGCCGCGCCGGCGCGCCCGTGCAACGCGGCGAGCTCGTAGGCGCGGAGCACGTCATCCACATGCAGGAAATCGCGCGCCGCCTCCAGGTTTCCAACCCGCACGACGGGCGCGTGCAGGCCGGCTTCGATGGCCGCGATCTGCCGGGCGAAGCTGGAGAGCACGTAGCTTTCGTTCTGTCCGGGACCAGTATGGTTGAAAGGCCGGAGACGCACGCAATCA
This is a stretch of genomic DNA from Candidatus Hydrogenedentota bacterium. It encodes these proteins:
- a CDS encoding glycosyltransferase family 4 protein, translated to MARCAHVVCVSEFTRRTLLDIAACSEDRTSVIPQAVEAHFQPLDPGDDALGAFRRRHGLEGKRVVLHVGTCLPYKNIGGLLEIFRSLPEDVVLLKVGGTFAPEEQQLIARHGLEPRLAHRTQLSEPDLVLAYNAADLLLWPSRFEGFGLPVLEAMACGTPVVCSDGGALPEVAGEAARVHPVDDLAGMAASCVAILANPEEAAALRAAGLARAKAYTWEAAARAYCNVYHAVAAGRAP
- a CDS encoding DUF2029 domain-containing protein, which codes for MIRARGRAGIVTTCGGLLVAACALLAWRAPEFAYGSDMAARPIPFLVALLMGAGAVYLAAVWAGGSLPPTRNALAWIFAAGVLMRIAASAGPPVLEDDFYRYLWDGAVVASGQNPYAHAPGAIRDGLVADPELAALAADSGAVIARVNHAHLRTIYPPAAQAFFAIAHWAAPWSIGGLRLVYFALDCAVFAILIGLLRALDLPAWRVLIYWWNPLFVKECYNSVHMDLLLVPPMLLALLLVLRGRARPAAAALGLAAAIKFWPALLAPIVAGARGPGWRRALYAVLLCAALALALVAPMLLWGGLGNGAGLVAYGARWEMNDALFMAIAWLGARSAALAGSPLGPQEAHLLAKGITGVALAALACAGGWSVWRRRQLGVAELDQRRHLAAWWCTVAAALFLLSPVQFPWYYAWLLPWLVLVPNRGLLLLTVMLPLYYLKFYFDARGQADFFHYRVVWLEYAPVWGLLLWDALRRFRAPRGRKPTS
- the murB gene encoding UDP-N-acetylmuramate dehydrogenase, producing METPPFEFARLNYPLARHTLYHIGGPATVALLPRDENEAAEAFAWMRAQPGKKLVLGGGSNVLINDAGFDGIVLFTTELKRMEGLGGDRYYVGAGRELDDMVRNIMLVHNYDGVGGFTGIPGSVGGAIYMNAGTVKGSTCQWMASVDVMKPSGLETIPMRPELYSYRGQTFCDPGDVILGGVFQFTPAETDQSAIYAHYKQRRREKQPQGFCCGSVFKNPEGGHAGDLIERCGLKGTRRGGAIVSPMHANFIMNDDNATFQNVLDLIALAKERVRAQHGVELEEEVRIIW
- the tatA gene encoding twin-arginine translocase TatA/TatE family subunit, with translation MFGFGMTELVIVLVIVLLLFGGSKISGVGRSLGEAITEFKDAVKPDEKSDEIKHETRNAAKSETKDEAKEEE
- the gpmI gene encoding 2,3-bisphosphoglycerate-independent phosphoglycerate mutase — translated: MSKYSLNPLPNYTPFSGPLLFIIMDGVGLGPKDESDGVHLAYTPTLDWLFEEPLFTKLKAHGTAVGQPTDEDMGNSEVGHNALGAGRVFPQGAKLCNEAIADKRVFQGDAWKTIVARAKEGGTAHFIGLLSDGNVHSNIQQLLDILDQCAAEGVARVRCHILTDGRDVGERSALGYIEQLEAKLAECSEGGRDYRIASGGGRMYITMDRYNADWPMVERGWRAHVLGEGRQFASAAEAVQTYYDEDPRVTDQHVGEFVIAEDGKPVGAIEDGDAVVFLNFRGDRALEITRCFEEGDEFAEFDRKRRPDVFYAGMMQYDGDLKLPKNFLVQPSKIAGTISEYLCGAGIKSFAISETQKYGHVTYFWNGNKSGYINEGLETFLEIPSDNMTFDKRPWMKAGEITDALLDAMKTGQYKFLRANMPNGDMVGHTGHALAVRISVEAVDLGLERLLYDVEKAGGIAVITADHGNADCLFTEKKGKREPHVAHTLNPVPFVIKDYSGANAWRMRAIDTPGLSNVAATLINLLGFEQPKEYDPSLIELA
- a CDS encoding transposase, producing MPRLARIVVAGEPHHITQRGNNQQDVFFVDDDRRVYLQFLRQYATRYRLRIHGYCLMTNHVHIIAVPEVEEALANAIGRAHFRYSQYFNQLHQRSGHLWQGRFHSCTLDEAHYGNAMHYVEQNPVRAKMVRKPWRYRWSSAAVHVGERKDDGLLDLDRWREAHGDEARWRAVLEQGIDPDFAETFRRNTHTGRPLGTAGFLSMLEAQLGRRLRALPVGRPRKVKTGGGRKK
- a CDS encoding adenylyltransferase/cytidyltransferase family protein; this translates as MSAIPQSSKQIALEGLVDLAGHYRRQSKTIVWTNGCFEILHAGHIDFLLKASRLGDVFIVGVNSDASVAAVKGPGRPLATEAERLLVLSAVECIDYITVFDQPDCAEVLRALKPDVYAKGLHHLHGGLNERERAVIEESGGCIALIAGDLTKSTASIVERIRRG